The nucleotide window TCGGCACCCCCATGCTCTGGAGCGGGGTCGCGAGGTTCAGCGGGGTCTGCCCGCCGAACTGTACGATCACCCCTTCGGGCTTCATCCGCTCGTGGATGTTGATGACGTCTTCGGGCGTCAGCGGCTCGAAGAACAGGTGGTCGGAGGTGTCGTAGTCGGTGCTCACGGTCTCCGGGTTCGAGTTGACCATGATGACCTCGTACCCGCGGGCGCGGAGCGCGAAGGCGGCTTGGCAACAGCAGTAGTCGAACTCGATGCCCTGGCCGATGCGGTTCGGTCCGCCGCCGAGGATCATGATGCGCGGCTTCCCGATGCCGGGACGAACCTCGTCCTCGCCGGGGAGCAGCGAAGAGCCGGTGGGAACTCCCGATTCCGAACCCTGGGCCCGGACCCCCGCCTCATAGGTGCTGTAGTAGTACGGCGTGTACGCCTCGAACTCGGCGGCGCAGGTGTCCACGCTCTTAAAAACGGCGGTGACGCCTTGCGCGGTGCGGAGCTTCCGCACTTCGGCTTCGGACACTTGCCAGAGGGCCGCGAGCTGCCGGTCGATGAACCCGTGCTGCTTGGCTTTCAGCATCAGTTCCGGGGTGACCGCGTCGAGGGACGACACGCCGCGCAGTTCGCCTTCCACATCGACCAGTTCGCGAATCGCGCGCAGGAACCACGGGTCGATACGCGACCGCTGGTGAATTTCCTCAACGGTCATTCCCGCGAGCATCGCGTAGCGGACGTACCAGATGCGGTCCGCGTTCGGGTTGGACAGCTTGACGGTGATCTCTTCGAGCGACGGCGCGTTCGGGGTGCCCCAGCGGTCCCGCTTGTCGCACCCCAGCCCGAACCGGCCCACCTCCAGCCCGCGCAGCGCCTTCTGGAGCGACTCCTTGAAGGTGCGCCCGATCGCCATCGTCTCGCCCACGCTCTTCATCTGCGTGGTGAGCGTGGCGTTCGCCTCCGGGAACTTCTCGAACGCGAACCGCGGCACCTTCGTGACCACGTAATCGATGGTCGGTTCGAAGCACGCCGGGGTTTCCCGGGTGATGTCATTCTTCAACTCGTCCAGCGTGTACCCGACGGCGAGCTTGGCCGCGATCTTGGCGATCGGGAACCCGGTCGCCTTCGAGGCCAGCGCGCTGGACCGCGAGACGCGCGGGTTCATCTCGATGACGATCATTCGCCCGTCGGCCGGGTTGATGGCGAACTGGATGTTGCTGCCGCCCGTCTCCACCCCGATCTCGCGGATGATGTCCTTCGCCTTGTCGCGCATCCGCTGGTACTCCTTGTCGGAGAGCGTCTGCGCGGGCGCGACCGTGATGCTGTCGCCGGTGTGGACCCCCATCGGGTCCAGGTTCTCGATCGAGCAGATGATGACGACGTTGTCGGCCTTGTCGCGCATCACCTCCAGCTCGTACTCCTTCCACCCGATGACCGACTCCTCGACCAGCACCTCCGTGGTGGGCGACAGGGCCAGGCCGTGGGTGATGATGTCGCGGTACTCGTCGCGGTTGTACGCGATGCCGCCGCCGCTGCCGCCCATCGTGAAGCTGGGCCGCAGCACGCACGGCAGACCGATTTCGTCGAGCGCCCGCATCGCCTCCTCGAGCGTGTGGACGACGACCGACTTCGGCACCGCGACGCCGATCTTGAGCACGGCGTCCTTGAACCGCTGCCGGTCCTCGGCCTTGTCGATCACGTCGGCGTCGGCGCCGATCATTTCCACGCCGTACTTCGCGAGGACGCCCCTCTTGAAAAGGTCCATCGCGGTGTTGAGCGCGGTCTGGCCGCCGAGCGTGGGGAGCAGCGCGTCGGGCCGCTCGGCGGCGATGATCTTCTCGACCACCTCCCACGTGATCGGCTCGATGTACGTGCGGTCGGCGGTCTCGGGATCGGTCATGATGGTCGCCGGGTTGGAGTTCACCAGGACGACCGTGTAGCCCTCTTCGCGAAGTGCCTTGCAGGCTTGCGTGCCCGAGTAATCGAACTCGCACGCTTGGCCAATGATGATGGGCCCGGAACCGATGAGCAGGATTTTCTTGATGTCAGTGCGTTTCGGCATTGTGGTCGCATACGGAGGTTGTTCGGCGCAAACTCCGAATAACTTATGAACACAACCCAGCGGGCCAAGAGCGCATCGGCAAGAGTGTCCCCAATGAGCGGCGGCAGGGGAGGGTGAGATGGGCCGAAATCGGGCGGAGTGCTTGGTAATGTGAGGGTGACCGCGGCGAAGTGTGATGACGATCGCACTGGCCGTCCCGGTGCGATCTTGTTGCCCGAATGACGCAGACCGTTACGCCGCGCCGATTATATGGAACGGC belongs to Gemmata obscuriglobus and includes:
- the carB gene encoding carbamoyl-phosphate synthase large subunit; translated protein: MPKRTDIKKILLIGSGPIIIGQACEFDYSGTQACKALREEGYTVVLVNSNPATIMTDPETADRTYIEPITWEVVEKIIAAERPDALLPTLGGQTALNTAMDLFKRGVLAKYGVEMIGADADVIDKAEDRQRFKDAVLKIGVAVPKSVVVHTLEEAMRALDEIGLPCVLRPSFTMGGSGGGIAYNRDEYRDIITHGLALSPTTEVLVEESVIGWKEYELEVMRDKADNVVIICSIENLDPMGVHTGDSITVAPAQTLSDKEYQRMRDKAKDIIREIGVETGGSNIQFAINPADGRMIVIEMNPRVSRSSALASKATGFPIAKIAAKLAVGYTLDELKNDITRETPACFEPTIDYVVTKVPRFAFEKFPEANATLTTQMKSVGETMAIGRTFKESLQKALRGLEVGRFGLGCDKRDRWGTPNAPSLEEITVKLSNPNADRIWYVRYAMLAGMTVEEIHQRSRIDPWFLRAIRELVDVEGELRGVSSLDAVTPELMLKAKQHGFIDRQLAALWQVSEAEVRKLRTAQGVTAVFKSVDTCAAEFEAYTPYYYSTYEAGVRAQGSESGVPTGSSLLPGEDEVRPGIGKPRIMILGGGPNRIGQGIEFDYCCCQAAFALRARGYEVIMVNSNPETVSTDYDTSDHLFFEPLTPEDVINIHERMKPEGVIVQFGGQTPLNLATPLQSMGVPIIGTSVDSIDIAENRERFARLVTDLGLLQPANGTAVDEAQALRVARKIGFPILVRPSFVLGGRDMKIVYNEDELTAYIRRVEPDLSRDRPVLIDQFLENATEVDVDCLSDGTRTVIGGVMQHIEEAGIHSGDSACVIPPYSLPATVINEIKVQTRKLAAALNVKGLMNIQFAVAGIRGGVTATEAAKVYILEANPRASRTIPFVSKATGVPLARLAALVMVGKTLDELGVKDEVIPTHYSIKESVFPFNKFPGVDIILGPEMKSTGEVMGIDDSMPMAFAKAQLAASSRLPEGGTVFISVANRDKDATVPIARGFAELGFRVIATRGTAAFLRERGVPVEDVPKIAEGRPNLLDHMKNGSVQLIINTPTGRGSSTDESRIRAEAVASRVTAITTISAAQAAVEACRALKQRQLTVTALQDRFPTQKAPGM